The following coding sequences are from one bacterium BMS3Abin14 window:
- the dapA gene encoding 4-hydroxy-tetrahydrodipicolinate synthase, with protein sequence MFKGSMTALVTPFSGGRIDAEALRRHIDFQIDNGIDGLVPCGTTGEASTLTHEEHIEVVRITVEHVNGRVPVIAGSGSNSTEEAARLTLRVKEVGADASLMITPYYNKPTQEGLYQHFSYVAGKVDIPIILYNVPGRTGVNMLPETVGRLAGIPNIVGLKDATSDLKQASYTFQMVPDDFVILSGEDAMVYPLMSIGGRGVISVVSNIAPRQMADLTGSFLGGDVGKARELHHRLLPLCDAMFIETNPIPVKGALFMMGRIKDEFRLPMVPLSEGSRVKLRKTLGEFGIKLS encoded by the coding sequence ATGTTTAAAGGAAGCATGACGGCTCTTGTGACCCCATTTTCCGGAGGTAGAATCGATGCCGAGGCACTTCGCCGGCACATCGACTTCCAGATCGACAATGGAATCGACGGCCTGGTACCCTGCGGCACCACGGGCGAGGCTTCGACCCTGACCCACGAGGAGCACATCGAGGTGGTGCGCATCACTGTTGAGCATGTGAACGGCCGTGTGCCCGTTATTGCAGGGTCTGGCTCCAACTCCACGGAGGAAGCGGCCAGGCTCACCTTGCGGGTCAAGGAAGTTGGCGCCGACGCCAGTCTGATGATCACCCCCTACTACAACAAACCCACCCAGGAGGGGCTCTACCAGCATTTTTCCTACGTTGCCGGAAAGGTGGATATACCCATCATCCTGTACAATGTGCCCGGAAGAACCGGGGTTAACATGCTTCCCGAAACGGTGGGCAGGCTGGCCGGGATACCTAACATTGTTGGGCTCAAAGACGCCACCAGCGATCTGAAGCAGGCCAGCTACACCTTCCAGATGGTCCCTGACGACTTTGTTATCCTCTCCGGTGAGGACGCCATGGTGTATCCTCTCATGAGTATTGGGGGCAGAGGGGTTATCTCTGTCGTGTCCAATATCGCTCCCCGTCAGATGGCGGACCTGACCGGTTCCTTTCTCGGGGGTGATGTCGGGAAGGCCCGTGAACTTCATCACCGGCTGTTGCCACTTTGCGACGCCATGTTTATCGAGACCAACCCAATCCCGGTCAAGGGGGCGCTCTTTATGATGGGCCGCATAAAGGATGAATTCAGGCTGCCCATGGTTCCCCTGTCTGAAGGCTCCAGAGTAAAGCTCCGTAAGACCCTCGGAGAGTTCGGTATAAAACTCTCCTGA
- the argG gene encoding argininosuccinate synthase has protein sequence MAKPVVKKVVLAYSGGLDTSVILTWLREEYGCEVVAFAADLGQGDEMDGIREKALNTGASEVFIEDLKEEFVRDFVFPALKGNAIYEGFYLLGTSIARPLIAKAQIDIARRLGADAVAHGATGKGNDQVRFELGYHALMPGITVIAPWREWDLGSRTSLMEYARKHDIPIPVTRDKPYSSDRNLLHISYEGGILEDPWQEPDESMFTLSVAPENAPETPEYITVDFEGGTPVAVDGKALSPANLLLHLNEAGGRHGVGRLDLVENRYVGMKSRGVYETPGGTILYYAHRAVESLTMDREVMHQRDSLTPRFSELIYNGYWFSPEMEWMLKCIEETQRDVTGTARIKLYKGSCRVVGRKAPHSLYMHDFATFEEESVFDQADSTGFIRVNALRLQISAMAKARDK, from the coding sequence ATGGCAAAACCTGTGGTAAAAAAGGTCGTCCTCGCATACTCGGGTGGATTGGACACCTCCGTCATCCTCACATGGTTGAGAGAGGAATACGGTTGTGAGGTCGTAGCCTTCGCTGCCGACCTGGGACAGGGCGATGAAATGGACGGCATCAGGGAAAAAGCCTTGAATACCGGGGCGAGCGAGGTCTTTATTGAGGATCTCAAAGAGGAATTCGTCAGGGATTTCGTCTTCCCGGCTCTGAAGGGCAATGCCATTTATGAGGGATTCTACCTGCTTGGCACATCCATCGCGAGGCCTCTTATAGCCAAAGCGCAGATCGATATTGCCAGGCGGCTGGGCGCCGACGCGGTGGCCCATGGCGCCACAGGAAAGGGAAATGACCAGGTCAGGTTCGAATTGGGATATCACGCACTGATGCCCGGCATTACCGTCATCGCCCCCTGGAGGGAATGGGACCTTGGCAGCAGAACATCCCTCATGGAGTATGCCCGAAAGCACGATATCCCCATCCCTGTCACCAGAGACAAACCTTACAGCAGCGATCGGAACCTCCTTCACATCAGCTATGAGGGGGGCATCCTGGAGGATCCATGGCAAGAGCCGGACGAGTCCATGTTTACCCTTAGTGTAGCGCCTGAAAACGCCCCTGAAACCCCTGAATACATAACGGTGGATTTTGAGGGCGGAACGCCTGTGGCGGTGGACGGGAAAGCGTTGTCCCCGGCCAACCTCCTCTTGCACCTCAACGAGGCGGGCGGCAGGCACGGGGTGGGCAGGCTTGACTTGGTGGAAAACCGCTATGTCGGTATGAAGTCCAGGGGCGTTTACGAAACCCCCGGAGGAACAATCCTCTATTACGCTCACCGTGCGGTGGAATCCCTGACCATGGACCGGGAGGTAATGCATCAAAGGGACTCCCTGACCCCCCGCTTTTCAGAGCTGATCTACAACGGATATTGGTTCTCCCCCGAGATGGAGTGGATGTTGAAGTGTATTGAGGAGACCCAGCGGGACGTAACCGGGACCGCCAGGATAAAACTCTACAAGGGTTCCTGCCGCGTTGTGGGGAGAAAAGCGCCCCATTCCCTCTACATGCACGATTTCGCCACCTTCGAGGAAGAATCGGTATTCGACCAGGCCGACTCCACCGGTTTTATCAGGGTCAACGCCCTGCGTCTGCAGATCAGCGCCATGGCAAAGGCTCGGGACAAGTAA
- the dapB gene encoding 4-hydroxy-tetrahydrodipicolinate reductase encodes MIKIIVSGAAGRMGRAIIGAVQAADDIRLTGAIERKGHPALGQDAGLLAGKGDLGIPLVSEIDPLLKASDVLIDFSAPDAALLYVEACVKTGIPAVVGTTGLASDQVTSMTLFSRTLPIVFAPNMSVGVNLLFKLAEAAAGALGDGYDVEIIEAHHRLKKDAPSGTAMRLAKVVADALGRDLDQTACYSRRGLIGERKKDEIGIQTIRAGDIVGEHTLILAGPGERLELTHRAHNRDNFALGAIRAAGWVVNQPAGLYTMADVLGLD; translated from the coding sequence ATGATCAAGATAATCGTTTCAGGCGCTGCGGGCCGAATGGGCCGCGCCATCATCGGAGCAGTGCAGGCCGCTGACGACATTCGTTTGACCGGCGCCATCGAAAGAAAAGGGCATCCGGCCCTGGGACAGGACGCCGGATTACTGGCCGGCAAAGGTGATCTTGGAATCCCGCTGGTCAGTGAAATTGACCCGCTCCTCAAGGCGTCCGATGTTCTCATAGATTTTTCCGCCCCCGACGCGGCTCTTCTTTACGTTGAAGCATGTGTGAAAACCGGGATCCCCGCGGTTGTGGGAACCACCGGTCTTGCCTCCGATCAGGTCACATCGATGACCCTCTTTTCACGGACTCTCCCCATCGTCTTTGCTCCAAACATGAGTGTAGGGGTGAACCTTCTGTTCAAGCTGGCCGAGGCGGCGGCCGGGGCCCTTGGGGACGGTTATGACGTGGAGATCATCGAGGCCCATCACCGGCTCAAAAAGGACGCCCCGAGCGGCACCGCCATGCGCCTTGCCAAGGTGGTAGCCGATGCGCTCGGGAGGGACCTGGACCAGACCGCGTGCTATTCACGGCGTGGGCTTATCGGGGAACGGAAAAAAGACGAGATCGGCATTCAGACCATCCGGGCGGGGGACATCGTCGGGGAACACACCCTCATCCTGGCAGGGCCGGGGGAACGCCTTGAGCTGACCCACCGCGCCCACAATCGGGACAATTTCGCCCTGGGCGCCATTCGGGCCGCAGGGTGGGTCGTCAACCA
- the argH1 gene encoding argininosuccinate lyase 1 has protein sequence MSKKPWKGRFQEETTDLMERFSESVSFDQRLYRHDIDGSIAHARMLGERGIIPEENSREIVEGLKSILAQIDGGTLKWDQALEDVHMNIESSLVDLVGDAGLKLHTARSRNDQVALDFRMFIREESGRLGDLLGALLESLLRTAEGHFGTVMPGYTHMQRAQPVLLSHHLMAFFEMFRRDHGRFAQVVDNLDVSPLGAGALAGTTFPIDREKTALDLGFSRISRNSMDAVSDRDFAAEFLFAAALCQVHLSRLAEEIVLWSTQEFSFVILPDSYCTGSSMMPQKKNPDPAELVRGKAGRAIGNLTSLLVILKGLPLTYNRDLQEDKEPVFDSADTLSASIEIMTGLISKTRFDRKRLQQATVDGFTTATDLADYLVTRDVPFRRAHEIVGEMVRDCLERECALTDLTLDEMRRYCEQIDQDVYDALSVQSSVKRRDVAGGTAPGRVKKAMEEARVFLDQNTGAD, from the coding sequence ATGAGCAAAAAACCATGGAAGGGTCGTTTCCAGGAGGAAACCACCGATCTTATGGAACGGTTTTCCGAATCGGTCTCATTCGATCAGCGGCTTTACCGCCACGATATCGATGGGAGCATTGCCCACGCCCGGATGTTGGGAGAGAGGGGCATTATCCCGGAGGAAAACTCGCGAGAAATAGTTGAAGGCCTGAAGAGCATCCTGGCACAGATCGACGGCGGAACACTGAAATGGGACCAAGCCCTCGAGGATGTTCACATGAACATCGAATCCTCTCTCGTCGACCTTGTCGGGGACGCCGGTCTGAAGCTTCACACGGCCAGAAGCCGCAACGACCAGGTGGCGCTGGACTTCAGGATGTTCATCCGTGAGGAGTCCGGACGGCTGGGCGATCTCCTGGGCGCTCTCCTCGAGTCCCTCCTCCGGACGGCTGAGGGACACTTTGGCACGGTGATGCCCGGTTATACCCACATGCAGCGCGCTCAGCCTGTCCTGCTTTCTCATCATCTCATGGCCTTTTTCGAGATGTTCAGACGTGACCACGGACGATTTGCCCAAGTGGTGGACAACCTTGACGTTTCCCCTCTCGGCGCCGGCGCTCTGGCCGGGACCACATTTCCCATTGATCGGGAAAAAACAGCGCTGGACCTTGGTTTTTCCAGGATATCGCGAAACAGCATGGACGCTGTTTCCGACAGGGATTTTGCGGCGGAATTCCTTTTCGCCGCAGCTCTGTGTCAGGTCCATCTCAGCCGGTTGGCTGAGGAGATCGTCCTGTGGTCCACGCAGGAGTTCTCTTTCGTCATCCTGCCGGACTCCTACTGCACCGGAAGCAGCATGATGCCCCAGAAGAAAAATCCTGATCCGGCCGAACTCGTGAGGGGAAAGGCCGGAAGGGCCATCGGCAACCTGACGTCCCTCCTGGTTATACTCAAGGGCCTGCCCTTGACGTACAACCGCGACCTGCAGGAGGACAAGGAGCCTGTATTTGATTCGGCCGACACCCTTTCAGCTTCCATTGAGATCATGACGGGGTTGATCTCCAAAACCAGATTCGACCGGAAGCGGCTTCAGCAGGCCACTGTGGACGGTTTCACTACTGCCACCGACCTGGCGGATTACCTGGTCACCAGGGATGTCCCTTTCCGGAGGGCTCACGAAATTGTGGGGGAAATGGTGCGCGACTGTCTGGAGAGGGAATGTGCCCTCACTGATCTTACCCTCGACGAGATGCGGCGTTACTGTGAACAAATTGATCAGGATGTATATGACGCATTGTCCGTTCAGTCTTCGGTGAAACGGAGGGATGTTGCCGGTGGAACTGCACCCGGACGTGTCAAAAAAGCCATGGAAGAGGCCCGTGTTTTCCTGGATCAGAATACCGGCGCTGATTAG
- the lysA gene encoding diaminopimelate decarboxylase, whose amino-acid sequence MNYFTYRGNELYCEEVPVEAIAGEVGTPFYLYSATTIERHYRVFEEAFADVRHLVCFSVKSNSNLAVLNLMGSMGAGADIVSSGELFRAMKSGIDPGKIVYSGVGKRDDEIRHALSSGILMFNVESEEELKAIGRIAEDMSMVAPVSLRVNPDVDPGTHPYISTGMKKNKFGIPIVEARSLYRTAAGMDHLDVVGIDCHIGSQLTTATPFGDAISKMMELVYHLENDGIRIDYIDVGGGLGIVYDKESPPLPASYAETILRAVGNSDRTLIFEPGRVLVGNAGALITRVLFNKRGSTKNFVIVDAGMNDLLRPSLYDAYHEIKTVVRADRKEIVTDVVGPICESTDFLARDQLLAQVASGELLAAMSAGAYGFSMASQYNSRPRCAEVMVRGGRFEVVRDRESLEDLVKGERFFKE is encoded by the coding sequence GTGAACTACTTTACCTACAGGGGAAACGAGCTTTACTGCGAGGAGGTGCCGGTAGAGGCCATCGCCGGTGAGGTTGGCACACCTTTCTACCTGTACAGTGCCACTACCATCGAACGTCATTACAGGGTGTTTGAGGAAGCCTTCGCCGACGTCAGGCATCTTGTCTGTTTCTCGGTGAAATCCAACTCCAACCTTGCCGTCCTGAACCTGATGGGATCCATGGGCGCCGGCGCCGACATCGTCTCGTCCGGAGAACTCTTCAGGGCGATGAAAAGCGGTATCGACCCCGGGAAGATCGTCTATTCCGGCGTGGGAAAGAGGGATGACGAAATCCGGCATGCCCTTTCCTCTGGAATACTGATGTTCAATGTCGAGTCTGAAGAGGAGTTGAAGGCGATTGGACGCATCGCCGAAGACATGTCAATGGTGGCTCCGGTCTCCCTGCGCGTGAACCCTGATGTCGACCCCGGGACACACCCTTATATTTCCACGGGGATGAAGAAAAACAAGTTCGGCATCCCGATAGTCGAAGCACGCTCCCTTTATCGGACGGCCGCCGGGATGGACCATCTGGATGTGGTGGGAATCGACTGCCATATCGGCTCGCAACTGACTACTGCCACCCCCTTCGGTGACGCAATATCCAAAATGATGGAACTGGTCTACCATCTGGAAAACGACGGGATAAGGATAGATTATATTGACGTCGGCGGAGGGCTTGGTATTGTCTATGACAAGGAGTCTCCTCCGCTGCCCGCAAGCTATGCCGAAACGATCCTCCGCGCGGTTGGAAACTCCGACCGAACCCTCATCTTCGAACCCGGTCGTGTTCTGGTGGGGAACGCCGGGGCGCTCATAACCAGGGTCCTTTTCAACAAGCGGGGCTCGACAAAAAATTTCGTTATCGTGGACGCCGGCATGAACGACCTTCTCCGTCCAAGCCTGTATGATGCCTACCACGAGATCAAGACTGTGGTCAGGGCCGATCGCAAGGAGATTGTCACGGACGTTGTCGGACCGATATGTGAATCCACCGATTTCCTGGCCAGGGACCAGCTGCTCGCCCAGGTTGCTTCCGGTGAGCTGCTGGCAGCGATGAGCGCGGGGGCCTACGGGTTTTCCATGGCATCCCAGTACAACTCCCGGCCGCGATGCGCGGAGGTTATGGTAAGAGGGGGGCGCTTCGAGGTTGTGCGGGACCGGGAGTCCCTTGAGGACCTCGTCAAAGGGGAACGGTTTTTCAAGGAGTAA
- the dapF gene encoding diaminopimelate epimerase, with product MNFPVNFTKMSGTGNDFIIIDNRSGVVPEDEMASLAVQVCRRRHSVGADGLILIHDDPELDFSWRFFNSDGSEPEMCGNGARCAARFAFTEKIAGPSMIFRTISGPIEAEMRGSRVRVQLTPPQGMERLFSLRIGGGNEIEAGFIDTGVPHTVILVADADLDNTPVSELGREIRYHPRFAPAGTNVNFVAVSDTGTIRIRTFERGVEGETLACGTGAVASAIICAARGLVTPPVEVRTHGGESLAIHTDPVDPAHGRAKLEGAAHIVYRGQLTEETVSGGKNV from the coding sequence ATGAACTTTCCCGTTAACTTTACAAAAATGAGCGGCACGGGGAACGATTTCATCATCATCGACAATCGATCCGGCGTTGTCCCGGAAGATGAAATGGCGTCCCTGGCCGTACAGGTGTGCAGAAGGCGCCATTCGGTGGGCGCTGATGGCCTTATACTTATCCATGACGATCCCGAGCTGGATTTTTCCTGGCGTTTTTTCAACTCCGACGGGAGTGAGCCGGAAATGTGCGGTAATGGAGCGCGATGCGCCGCCCGATTTGCCTTTACCGAAAAAATTGCCGGACCTTCCATGATCTTCAGGACTATCTCAGGGCCCATCGAAGCCGAGATGCGGGGAAGCAGGGTCCGCGTGCAGCTCACCCCCCCGCAGGGGATGGAGCGGTTGTTTTCCCTTCGCATTGGAGGGGGAAATGAGATTGAGGCCGGCTTCATCGACACCGGTGTTCCTCACACAGTGATTCTCGTGGCCGACGCGGATCTTGACAACACCCCCGTGTCTGAGTTGGGCAGGGAGATCCGCTACCATCCCAGATTCGCCCCGGCCGGCACCAATGTGAATTTCGTGGCGGTTTCCGACACCGGAACTATCCGTATAAGGACCTTCGAAAGGGGCGTTGAGGGCGAAACGCTGGCCTGCGGAACCGGTGCAGTTGCTTCTGCGATCATCTGCGCCGCCCGCGGGTTGGTTACGCCGCCGGTGGAGGTCAGGACTCACGGCGGAGAATCTCTTGCCATTCACACCGATCCGGTCGATCCCGCCCACGGCCGGGCAAAGCTTGAGGGCGCTGCCCACATTGTCTACCGCGGGCAACTGACTGAGGAGACTGTCTCGGGAGGTAAAAATGTTTAA